The following coding sequences lie in one Cronobacter universalis NCTC 9529 genomic window:
- a CDS encoding ABC transporter permease, translating into MTTLDLSHVRARRGRFLRRPHLPPGLTLAWLTLLLTALWALFPSVFTAFDPLTGTPGAQRLPPGAEHWLGTDQLGRDLYARLVWGASHTLSGALVAVALGLGAGTLYGVVAGAAGGRTEQWLMRLVDVLLAIPGLLLALCVIILLGFGTVNAALAVGVTSVASFARLARAEVVRVRHTDYVEAAIACGGTFFSTLWRHILPNSLTSVLAYAALQFGNAILALSTLSFLGYGTPPPTPEWGLLIAEGRNYLSTAWWLTTFPGLAAIAVVLAANTLSHHYTRRA; encoded by the coding sequence ATGACCACACTTGACCTCTCGCACGTCCGGGCGCGCCGCGGGCGTTTTTTGCGGCGTCCTCATCTGCCGCCAGGGCTGACGCTCGCCTGGCTTACGCTGTTGCTGACCGCGTTGTGGGCGCTCTTTCCGTCCGTCTTCACCGCGTTTGATCCGCTCACCGGCACGCCGGGCGCGCAGCGCCTGCCGCCGGGAGCCGAACACTGGCTCGGCACCGATCAACTGGGGCGCGATCTTTACGCCCGGCTGGTCTGGGGCGCGTCGCATACGCTCAGCGGCGCGCTGGTGGCCGTCGCGCTGGGGCTTGGCGCAGGCACGCTGTATGGCGTCGTCGCGGGTGCCGCGGGCGGTCGCACCGAGCAATGGCTGATGCGGCTGGTGGATGTGCTGCTCGCGATCCCAGGCCTGCTGCTGGCGCTGTGCGTCATCATTCTGCTCGGTTTTGGCACGGTGAACGCCGCGCTGGCGGTGGGCGTCACCTCGGTGGCGAGCTTCGCGCGTCTTGCCCGCGCCGAAGTCGTCCGCGTGCGGCATACCGATTATGTCGAGGCGGCGATCGCCTGCGGCGGCACGTTCTTCAGCACGCTGTGGCGCCATATTCTGCCCAATTCGCTGACCTCGGTGCTGGCCTACGCCGCGCTCCAGTTCGGCAACGCCATTCTTGCGCTCTCCACCCTGAGCTTTCTCGGCTACGGCACGCCGCCGCCCACGCCGGAATGGGGATTGCTGATTGCCGAAGGGCGCAACTATCTCTCAACCGCCTGGTGGCTCACCACCTTCCCCGGCCTTGCGGCGATCGCCGTGGTGCTGGCCGCCAATACCCTTAGCCACCACTACACCCGGAGAGCATGA
- a CDS encoding alkylhydroperoxidase domain protein: MTRSPDLLDTLADIAPGSPLALARATRDAATQNIARSREALFDGASDLTRAERLHLAREVARWHEDEALYAHYSVALKDEQAPPARLSAALGHAEILAFRPVQATAQAITALTDAGFSEEAIVTLAQVVAFVSFESRLLRGYRLINGGRVAGETAIPPAGRWHTTPTTQSGQPAPTAFTQAELGWEPWLAPKALAAFSPDEQETLRRFGHQDSGYFRLLARNLPVLEARTLTDKGIFYTPGGLSRAERELAATVASKVNGCIYCASVHARKASQLSKDNDAVQRLLEVAPGGSLSAGQSARWQAIIDFSTALSATPATAGAAHVAALREQGLTDLELLDLAQATAFFAWANRLMLTLGEPFVPA, translated from the coding sequence ATGACCCGCTCGCCCGATCTTCTCGATACCCTGGCGGATATCGCCCCCGGCTCTCCGCTGGCGCTGGCGCGCGCCACCCGCGACGCCGCCACGCAGAACATTGCACGTAGCCGCGAGGCGCTGTTTGACGGCGCAAGCGATCTCACCCGCGCGGAGCGCCTGCATCTCGCCCGCGAGGTGGCGCGCTGGCATGAGGATGAGGCGCTGTACGCGCACTATTCGGTGGCGCTGAAAGACGAACAGGCGCCGCCCGCGCGTCTCTCCGCCGCGCTCGGCCATGCGGAGATCCTGGCGTTTCGCCCGGTACAGGCGACCGCGCAGGCGATAACGGCGCTGACGGACGCCGGGTTCAGCGAAGAAGCCATTGTGACGCTCGCGCAGGTGGTGGCGTTTGTCAGTTTTGAGAGCCGACTGCTGCGCGGCTACCGGCTGATTAACGGCGGGCGCGTGGCGGGCGAGACGGCCATACCGCCCGCTGGCCGCTGGCATACCACGCCCACCACGCAGAGCGGACAGCCTGCCCCGACCGCCTTCACGCAGGCTGAACTGGGCTGGGAGCCGTGGCTTGCGCCGAAAGCGCTCGCCGCCTTCAGCCCGGATGAGCAGGAGACGCTGCGCCGATTCGGGCATCAGGACTCCGGCTATTTCCGCCTGCTGGCGCGTAACCTGCCCGTGCTGGAAGCCCGGACGCTGACGGACAAAGGGATTTTCTACACCCCAGGCGGGCTGTCGCGGGCGGAGCGGGAGCTGGCGGCGACCGTCGCGAGCAAAGTGAATGGCTGCATTTACTGCGCCTCGGTCCATGCCCGCAAGGCGAGTCAGCTGTCGAAAGATAACGACGCGGTGCAGCGTTTGCTGGAGGTGGCGCCGGGCGGGAGCCTGAGCGCGGGGCAATCGGCGCGCTGGCAGGCGATTATCGATTTCAGCACCGCGCTGTCGGCCACCCCCGCCACGGCTGGCGCGGCGCATGTGGCAGCGCTCCGTGAGCAGGGGTTGACCGACCTGGAACTGCTGGATCTGGCGCAGGCCACCGCGTTTTTCGCCTGGGCGAACCGCCTGATGCTGACGCTCGGCGAGCCGTTTGTGCCAGCCTGA
- a CDS encoding ABC transporter permease — MDGRYLAARVAQALLVLWASFTVSFVLLQLLPGDAIAIKFQNPELGLNAAQIAQMRTAYGADAPLWRKYLESLGGALRGDFGFSLQAGVPVSALLAESLPATLRLAALGFTLALVIAVLLAALSTLSHGRVLRRTFAALPSLFVAVPTFWLGITLIQLFSFQWRLIPVINPGFWEGLILPVMTLAVPISAPLAQLLIRNIDVVMHQPFVTVARAKGASHRGVLWRHVARNALLPVLTVAGLLLGELIAGALVTETVFGLNGLGQLTRDAVNNQDLAVLQAIVLVAALGFVLINLLVDLLYPLLDPRLSLSRRAA, encoded by the coding sequence ATGGACGGGCGTTATCTCGCCGCGCGCGTCGCTCAGGCGCTGCTGGTGCTGTGGGCCAGCTTTACGGTCTCGTTCGTCTTGCTGCAACTGCTGCCGGGCGATGCGATCGCCATTAAGTTTCAGAACCCGGAGCTGGGGTTAAACGCCGCTCAGATAGCGCAAATGCGCACCGCCTATGGGGCCGACGCGCCACTGTGGCGGAAATACCTGGAAAGCCTCGGCGGCGCGCTGCGCGGGGATTTCGGCTTTTCTCTCCAGGCGGGCGTACCGGTGAGCGCCCTGCTCGCCGAAAGCCTTCCCGCCACGCTGCGCCTCGCCGCGCTCGGGTTTACGCTGGCGCTGGTTATCGCCGTCCTGCTCGCCGCGCTCTCCACGCTTAGCCACGGGCGCGTGCTGCGCCGGACGTTCGCGGCGCTGCCGTCGCTGTTTGTCGCGGTGCCGACGTTCTGGCTTGGGATCACGCTTATTCAGCTTTTTTCTTTCCAGTGGCGGCTGATCCCGGTGATTAATCCGGGATTCTGGGAGGGGCTGATACTGCCGGTGATGACGCTTGCGGTGCCCATCAGCGCCCCGCTGGCGCAACTGCTGATTCGCAATATTGACGTGGTGATGCACCAGCCCTTTGTCACCGTCGCGCGCGCCAAAGGCGCCAGCCACCGCGGCGTGCTGTGGCGCCATGTCGCGCGCAACGCCCTGCTGCCGGTGCTGACCGTCGCGGGCCTGCTGCTGGGTGAGCTTATCGCCGGCGCGCTGGTGACCGAAACCGTGTTTGGCTTAAACGGGCTTGGGCAACTGACCCGCGACGCGGTGAACAATCAGGATCTGGCCGTGTTACAGGCGATTGTGCTGGTGGCGGCGCTCGGGTTTGTACTCATCAATCTGCTGGTGGATCTGCTCTATCCGCTGCTCGATCCCCGGCTGTCACTGTCGCGGAGGGCCGCCTGA
- a CDS encoding dipeptide ABC transporter ATP-binding protein, giving the protein MSEPVLDVRNLSLGWRHGRDVRRVVHNVSFSVDPGEVLAIVGESGSGKTTLAQTIIGLAGENGVWLGGDIRLNGETITHASERRMNALRGKVISLVPQDPGSSLNPVKTIGDQVAEVLALHTGLSRQARDAEVAALLARVGLSEPALRAKQYPHQLSGGMKQRVLIAIALALKPALIIADEPTSALDVTVQARILDLLDELRRDAGTAVLFITHDLALAASRADRLLVFRHGEIQELGGATQITHAPRAAYTRQLFADAPAFADGFRTRPARNGPPAAEIRALTQRFTLGGGHTLTALDAVNLTLERGMTHALVGESGSGKTTLARILLGFQTPVSGTVTVNGKEYATLSREARRSLRQTIQMVWQNPFSSLDPRQSLFSIIEEPLRNFTRLSRAERREKVYDMAARVALAPALLAHRPHQLSGGQRQRVAIARALIPGPQIVILDEATSALDVTVQAQILTLLETLQDELGLTYLFISHDLATVRRFAHQVSVLRAGKLVEHGDVASVFHAPQSDYTRQLLDAIPAPRPFNKDVA; this is encoded by the coding sequence ATGAGCGAACCTGTACTGGATGTGCGCAATCTCAGCCTCGGCTGGCGTCACGGGCGCGACGTGCGCCGCGTGGTTCATAACGTCTCTTTTTCCGTCGATCCCGGCGAAGTGCTGGCGATTGTCGGCGAATCCGGCTCCGGCAAGACTACGCTCGCGCAGACGATCATCGGGCTTGCGGGCGAAAACGGCGTATGGCTGGGCGGGGATATCCGCCTGAACGGCGAAACGATAACCCACGCAAGCGAACGGCGGATGAACGCCCTGCGCGGCAAAGTCATCAGCCTCGTGCCGCAGGACCCCGGCAGTTCGCTGAACCCGGTGAAAACCATCGGCGATCAGGTCGCGGAGGTGTTAGCGCTTCACACCGGGCTTAGCCGACAGGCGCGTGACGCGGAAGTGGCGGCGCTGCTCGCGCGCGTCGGGCTGAGCGAACCGGCGCTGCGGGCGAAGCAGTATCCGCACCAGCTCTCCGGCGGCATGAAACAGCGGGTGCTGATAGCCATCGCGCTGGCGCTGAAGCCCGCGCTTATCATCGCCGATGAGCCCACCAGCGCGCTGGATGTGACGGTACAGGCGCGCATTCTCGATCTGCTCGATGAACTGCGCCGCGACGCCGGCACCGCCGTGCTGTTTATCACGCACGATCTGGCGCTCGCCGCCTCGCGCGCCGACCGGCTGCTGGTGTTTCGTCACGGCGAGATCCAGGAGCTGGGGGGTGCTACGCAAATCACCCACGCGCCGCGCGCGGCCTATACCCGGCAGCTCTTTGCCGACGCTCCGGCGTTCGCCGACGGCTTTCGGACGCGCCCGGCGCGAAATGGCCCGCCGGCTGCGGAGATCCGCGCGCTGACGCAACGCTTCACGCTGGGCGGCGGCCATACGTTGACCGCGCTGGATGCGGTAAACCTGACGCTGGAACGCGGCATGACCCATGCGCTGGTGGGCGAATCCGGCAGCGGCAAAACCACGCTGGCGCGCATTTTGCTCGGCTTTCAGACGCCGGTCAGCGGCACGGTGACGGTTAATGGCAAAGAGTACGCCACGCTCAGCCGCGAGGCGCGCCGCTCGCTGCGCCAGACGATTCAGATGGTCTGGCAGAACCCGTTTTCGTCGCTCGATCCGCGCCAGAGCCTGTTCTCGATTATCGAAGAGCCGCTTCGCAACTTTACCCGCCTCTCCCGCGCCGAGCGGCGCGAGAAAGTCTATGACATGGCCGCGCGCGTGGCGCTGGCCCCTGCGCTACTGGCGCACAGGCCGCATCAGCTCTCCGGCGGCCAGCGTCAGCGCGTGGCGATCGCGCGGGCGCTGATCCCCGGCCCGCAAATCGTCATTCTTGATGAGGCGACGTCAGCGCTGGATGTCACCGTGCAGGCGCAGATCCTGACGCTGCTTGAAACCTTGCAGGATGAGCTCGGCCTCACCTACCTGTTTATCTCCCACGATCTGGCGACCGTGCGCCGCTTCGCACATCAGGTCTCGGTGCTGCGCGCCGGTAAGCTTGTGGAGCACGGCGATGTCGCCTCCGTGTTCCACGCGCCGCAGAGCGATTACACGCGCCAGTTGCTGGACGCCATTCCGGCGCCCCGCCCGTTTAATAAGGATGTCGCATGA
- a CDS encoding TIGR04028 family ABC transporter substrate-binding protein: MHFSITARGVALGLAFGLINTASAAPVKGGTLIYLEQQAHTTLYPPAGGFYPNGGILNQITDKLTWQNPKTLEIEPWIAQSWSSNADKTEYTFKIRPGVTFSDGTPLDASAVAKNFDTYGLGNKAQRLPVSEVINNYQRSEVIDPLTVKFYFSKPSPGFLQGTSAIGSGLVSLSTLARNLDELGDARHIIGSGPFVVQSETLGREVNLTARKDYQWGPQNSAQQGPANLDGIKIVVTPEDSVRIGALLAGQADAIRQVQAYDEKQAADQQFPVYAAPTRGVNDSIAFRPANPLVADLKVRQALLHATNARQIVDTLFSPNYPVATSVVAKSAPGYRDLSARLTFDPALANRLLDEAGWQKGANGIRAKAGQPLSLTVYESLPQPQNKEVLQLVAQQWRQVGVQLNVRAGDAGTKAQDSLDPAKTPVNVVEVGRADPDVIKSQFHPLNRDALLQKGGLSQKTDFIDDKLNALLTTIASEVDPQKRLAAAGDAQTYLIDNAYIIPIFEEPQVYAAAPWVKNLAFEAVGRPSFYGVWLEKH; the protein is encoded by the coding sequence ATGCATTTTTCCATTACCGCGCGCGGCGTGGCGCTCGGCCTCGCGTTTGGTCTGATAAATACGGCCAGCGCCGCGCCGGTGAAAGGCGGCACGCTGATTTATCTGGAGCAGCAGGCGCACACGACGCTCTACCCGCCCGCAGGCGGCTTTTACCCCAACGGCGGCATCCTGAACCAGATAACCGATAAGCTCACCTGGCAGAACCCGAAAACGCTGGAAATAGAGCCGTGGATAGCGCAGTCCTGGAGCAGCAACGCGGATAAAACCGAATACACCTTTAAAATCCGCCCCGGCGTAACGTTCTCTGACGGCACGCCGCTTGACGCCAGTGCGGTGGCGAAAAACTTCGATACCTACGGACTTGGCAATAAGGCGCAGCGCCTGCCGGTTTCCGAGGTGATTAACAACTACCAGCGCAGCGAAGTCATCGATCCGCTGACCGTGAAGTTTTACTTCAGCAAGCCCTCGCCCGGCTTTTTACAGGGCACCTCGGCGATCGGCTCCGGGCTGGTGTCGCTCAGCACGCTCGCGCGCAATCTTGATGAACTCGGCGACGCGCGCCATATCATCGGCTCCGGCCCGTTTGTGGTGCAGAGCGAGACGCTGGGCCGCGAGGTGAATCTTACCGCGCGCAAGGATTACCAGTGGGGCCCGCAGAACAGCGCGCAGCAGGGCCCGGCGAATCTCGACGGCATTAAAATTGTGGTGACGCCGGAAGACAGCGTGCGCATCGGCGCGCTGCTGGCAGGCCAGGCGGACGCCATTCGCCAGGTGCAGGCCTATGATGAAAAACAGGCGGCCGACCAGCAGTTCCCGGTCTATGCCGCGCCGACCCGCGGCGTCAATGACAGCATCGCCTTTCGCCCCGCCAACCCGCTGGTGGCCGATCTGAAAGTGCGCCAGGCGCTGCTCCATGCGACCAACGCGCGCCAGATTGTCGATACCCTCTTTTCGCCGAATTATCCGGTCGCTACGTCTGTGGTGGCGAAAAGCGCGCCCGGCTATCGCGATTTAAGCGCCAGACTGACCTTTGACCCGGCGCTTGCGAACCGTTTGCTGGACGAAGCGGGCTGGCAAAAAGGCGCCAACGGCATCCGGGCCAAAGCGGGACAGCCGCTGAGCCTGACGGTCTATGAATCGCTGCCGCAGCCGCAGAATAAAGAGGTGCTGCAACTGGTGGCGCAGCAGTGGAGACAGGTGGGCGTGCAGCTCAACGTGCGCGCGGGCGACGCGGGCACCAAAGCGCAGGACAGCCTCGACCCGGCCAAAACGCCGGTTAACGTGGTGGAAGTGGGCCGCGCCGATCCGGACGTCATCAAAAGCCAGTTTCACCCGTTAAACCGCGACGCGCTGCTGCAAAAAGGCGGTCTGAGCCAGAAAACCGATTTTATCGATGACAAACTCAATGCGCTGCTCACCACCATCGCCTCGGAGGTCGACCCGCAAAAACGCCTCGCGGCGGCGGGCGACGCGCAGACCTATCTCATCGATAACGCCTATATCATTCCGATCTTCGAAGAGCCGCAGGTCTACGCCGCCGCGCCGTGGGTGAAAAACCTCGCGTTCGAAGCGGTGGGCCGTCCGAGCTTTTACGGCGTCTGGCTGGAGAAACACTGA
- a CDS encoding putative FMN-dependent luciferase-like monooxygenase: MTKKRLGFFTRLLDRVSAAERYRLATEQILHAERSGFDTAWVAQHHFHEAEGGLPSPLLFLAHVAAQTRRIRLGTGIITLPMESPLRVAEDAAVLDLLSDGRVELGLGSGGTPSSFPPFGLQSEERGEAYGRHLALLRAALNDEPLAGTDNHLYPAARGLRLRLWQATFSVDGGARAGRDGDGLMLSRTQPRPPGEPDMPLDALQNPIIDAYLDALPAGVAPRIMASRTAFVTDNGDDARRFAQTGLAAQATQFRAQGHRLAGETLEDYIAAFDVHLGTPQETLATLSRDTALARATDLSFQVHSIDPPHPFILRSISLLAQQVAPALGWKPAAPFADVASLNPIKETL; the protein is encoded by the coding sequence ATGACCAAAAAACGTTTAGGTTTTTTCACCCGTCTGCTGGACCGCGTCAGCGCGGCCGAGCGCTACCGCCTCGCCACCGAGCAGATCCTGCACGCCGAACGCAGCGGCTTTGATACCGCCTGGGTGGCGCAGCACCACTTTCATGAAGCGGAAGGCGGGCTGCCCTCGCCGCTGCTGTTTTTAGCGCATGTGGCGGCGCAGACGCGACGCATCCGTCTCGGCACGGGGATCATTACGCTGCCGATGGAATCGCCGCTGCGCGTGGCGGAAGACGCCGCCGTGCTGGATCTGCTCAGCGACGGGCGCGTGGAGCTGGGGCTGGGCTCCGGCGGCACGCCCTCTTCGTTCCCGCCGTTCGGGCTGCAGAGCGAAGAACGCGGCGAGGCCTATGGACGTCATCTGGCGCTGCTGCGCGCGGCGCTGAACGATGAACCGCTGGCGGGCACCGATAATCACCTCTACCCGGCGGCGCGCGGGTTGCGTCTGCGGCTCTGGCAGGCGACTTTCTCGGTGGACGGCGGCGCGCGCGCCGGCCGCGACGGCGACGGCCTGATGCTGTCACGCACCCAGCCGCGTCCGCCAGGCGAGCCGGATATGCCGCTGGACGCGCTGCAAAACCCGATTATCGACGCCTATCTCGACGCGCTGCCCGCCGGCGTCGCGCCGCGCATTATGGCCTCGCGCACCGCGTTTGTGACGGATAACGGCGACGACGCCCGCCGCTTCGCGCAGACCGGGCTTGCGGCCCAGGCGACGCAGTTCCGCGCCCAGGGCCACCGGCTCGCGGGCGAGACGCTGGAGGACTATATCGCCGCGTTCGATGTGCACCTCGGCACGCCGCAGGAAACGCTCGCCACGCTGTCGCGCGATACGGCGCTGGCGCGCGCCACCGATCTGTCGTTCCAGGTGCACTCCATCGATCCGCCGCACCCGTTTATTTTGCGCTCCATCTCGCTGCTGGCGCAGCAGGTGGCGCCTGCGCTTGGCTGGAAACCGGCCGCGCCGTTCGCTGATGTCGCCTCCCTTAACCCGATCAAGGAAACCTTATGA